A genomic region of Cannabis sativa cultivar Pink pepper isolate KNU-18-1 chromosome 1, ASM2916894v1, whole genome shotgun sequence contains the following coding sequences:
- the LOC115705696 gene encoding chaperone protein ClpD, chloroplastic, protein MAPPSPPTLMHLSSSPVTVSSLVPISLLKSSSSFTSSSDHVHHRRFSSLGVAVSSSSFSFLLSQTQTHLPFSFLETSRSSKRTKTRKLCVSAVFERFTERAIKAVIFSQREAKAFGCDMVFTQHLLLGLIAEDNGNGFLGSGITVDQARHAVRSIWRHQIPAELDPNSGPAVQLPFSISTKRVLEAAVDYSRARGHNFIAPEHIAIGLFTSDDGSAARVLQRLGAKANKLAAVAASKLQGELAKDGRELSGASQGLGEKSSSDKATVTRFSGKTKEKSALDQFCLDLTARAKLGLLDPVIGRDVEVQRVVQILCRRTKNNPILLGQSGVGKTAIVEGLATRIAEEDVPGFLLSKRVMSLDVALLMAGAKERGELEQRVTTLIDEIQKAGDVILFVDEAHILVEYSTAGQGNKGSGLDIANLFKPSLGRGQLQCIASTTADEYRLHFEKDKALARRFQPVWINEPSKDDAVKILLGLCKKYEAHHNCRYTLEAINAAVNLSARYISDRYLPDKAIDLIDEAGSRARIEAFKKKKEHQTSVLSKSPDEYWQEIRTMQAMHEVVLASKLKSFTTRGMDDIDEYDSDSILPTSSNDEPPVVGPNDIAKVASLWSGIPVEQLTADDRMLLVGLEEQLRKRVVGQDEAVTAICRAVKRSRVGLKDPSRPTAALLFCGPTGVGKTELTKALAACYFGSEEAMLRLDMSEYMERHSVSKLIGSPPGYVGYGEGGALTEAIRKRPHTVVLFDEIEKAHPDIFNILLQLFEDGHLTDSQGKRVSFKEALVVMTSNIGSSAIAKGRQNSIGFMLDDEPSSYSGMKAIVMEELKAYFRPELLNRIDEVVVFRPLEKPQMLEIFNIMLQEVKGRLMSLGIGLEVSESIKDLICQQGYSKTYGARALRREITSVIEDLLSEALLAGGYKPGDTAIIDLDNTGNPYVTNQSNPRMHLSDTTPIL, encoded by the exons ATGGCTCCTCCATCTCCTCCAACGCTCATGCATCTCTCTTCATCACCAGTCACTGTTTCATCCCTTGTACCAATCTCACTTCTCAAGTCTTCATCGTCTTTTACTTCTTCCTCCGATCATGTCCACCACCGCCGATTTTCCTCTCTTGGGGTTgcagtttcttcttcttctttctcttttctgcTCTCTCAAACGCAAACCCATTTACCTTTTTCATTTCTAGAGACCAGTCGAAGCAGCAAGAGGACGAAGACTAGGAAGCTTTGTGTGTCTGCAGTGTTTGAGCGTTTTACAGAACGAGCGATCAAGGCTGTTATATTCTCCCAGAGAGAAGCCAAAGCTTTCGGTTGCGATATGGTCTTTACTCAGCATCTTTTGCTGGGTTTGATCGCCGAGGATAATGGAAATGGGTTTCTTGGATCAGGTATCACCGTGGACCAGGCTCGTCATGCTGTTCGCTCTATCTGGCGTCACCAAATTCCTGCAGAATTGGATCCCAATTCCGGTCCTGCTGTTCAACTTCCCTTCTCCATTAGCACCAAACGTGTGCTTGAGGCTGCCGTTGACTATTCCAGGGCAAGGGGTCACAATTTCATTGCTCCTGAGCATATCGCCATAGGCCTTTTTACCTCCGATGACGGCAGCGCCGCTCGAGTCCTCCAGAg ATTAGGGGCAAAAGCAAACAAATTGGCTGCTGTGGCAGCGTCCAAACTTCAAGGGGAGCTTGCCAAAGATGGTAGAGAATTGTCTGGAGCATCCCAAGGTTTGGGTGAAAAATCTTCGTCTGACAAAGCTACTGTCACAAGATTCTCTGGGAAAACAAAAG AGAAAAGTGCTTTGGATCAATTTTGTTTGGACTTGACTGCTCGTGCTAAGTTGGGACTTCTTGATCCTGTCATTGGTCGAGATGTCGAAGTTCAGAGAGTTGTTCAGATACTTTGTCGCAGAACCAAGAATAACCCTATTCTTCTTGGTCAAAGTGGGGTAGGAAAAACAGCCATTGTGGAAGGATTGGCAACTAGAATTGCAGAAGAAGATGTTCCTGGTTTTCTCTTG TCAAAACGCGTAATGTCCTTGGATGTAGCACTGTTAATGGCCGGGGCAAAAGAAAGGGGAGAATTAGAGCAACGAGTTACTACACTTATAGATGAAATACAAAAAGCTG GGGATGTGATTCTTTTTGTTGATGAAGCCCACATACTTGTCGAATACAGCACCGCTGGACAAGGAAATAAGGGGTCTGGTCTTGATATTGCTAATCTCTTCAAACCATCACTTGGGAGGGGCCAATTACAG TGCATTGCATCGACAACTGCTGATGAATACAGGCTACACTTTGAAAAGGATAAAGCACTAGCACGAAGGTTTCAGCCAGTGTGGATCAATGAACCAAGCAAG GATGATGCCGTCAAGATACTTTTAGGTCTATGTAAGAAATATGAGGCCCATCACAACTGCAGATATACTCTAGAAGCCATAAATGCTGCCGTGAATTTATCAGCAAGGTATATTTCTGACAGATACCTTCCCGATAAAGCTATTGATCTCATTGATGAGGCAGGAAGTAGAGCTCGTATTGAAGCtttcaagaagaaaaaagaacatCAAACTAGCGTACTTTCAAAATCTCCTGATGAGTACTGGCAAGAGATTAGAACTATGCAGGCCATGCATGAAGTG GTTCTTGCAAGCAAGTTGAAAAGTTTTACCACTCGTGGCATGGATGATATTGATGAATATGATTCAGACTCCATTTTACCAACTTCATCAAATGATGA ACCTCCAGTAGTGGGACCAAATGACATTGCAAAAGTTGCTTCACTATGGTCAGGAATCCCTGTTGAGCAGCTCACAGCAGATGATAGAATGCTTCTTGTTGGTCTCGAGGAACAGCTAAGGAAACGGGTTGTGGGTCAAGACGAGGCTGTCACTGCTATTTGTCGTGCTGTTAAGAGATCTCGTGTTGGTCTGAAGGATCCTAGTAGACCCACAGCAGCACTGCTCTTTTGTGGCCCTACCGGGGTTGGTAAAACTGAACTAACAAAAGCATTGGCTGCATGCTACTTTGGATCG GAGGAAGCCATGCTACGCCTTGACATGAGTGAATACATGGAGCGGCATTCTGTGAGCAAATTAATTGGATCACCCCCTGGTTATGTTGGCTATGGTGAGGGAGGAGCTTTAACAGAAGCTATTCGAAAGCGTCCACATACAGTGGTATTGTTTGATGAAATTGAGAAGGCACATCCAGATATATTTAATATTCTCCTCCAATTATTTGAAGATGGTCACCTTACAGATTCTCAG GGAAAAAGAGTATCATTTAAAGAGGCATTGGTGGTGATGACTTCTAACATTGGTTCGTCTGCCATAGCGAAGGGTAGACAGAACTCCATTGGTTTCATGCTTGATGATGAACCAAGTTCATACTCTGGAATGAAAGCGATTGTAATGGAAGAACTGAAAGCATATTTTCGTCCAGAGTTGCTCAACCGGATTGACGAAGTAGTTGTTTTTCGTCCCCTTGAAAAGCCTCAG ATGCTTGAGATTTTTAACATCATGCTGCAAGAGGTGAAGGGGAGGCTGATGTCTTTAGGAATTGGCCTGGAAGTTTCAGAGTCGATCAAGGACCTCATATGCCAGCAAGGTTACAGCAAGACATACGGTGCTCGAGCTCTAAGGCGGGAGATCACATCAGTAATCGAAGACCTCTTGAGTGAAGCGCTACTAGCTGGAGGTTACAAGCCTGGTGACACTGCCATTATTGATTTAGACAACACTGGGAATCCATATGTGACGAATCAATCAAACCCAAGAATGCACTTGTCTGATACAACTCCCATTTTGTAG
- the LOC115705695 gene encoding leucine--tRNA ligase, cytoplasmic produces the protein MASEGGKSFVRRDRLLDIEAQVRNWWEDAQVFRAEAGDKPPKPDEKFFGNFPFPYMNGFLHIGHAFSLSKLEFASAFHRLRGANVLFPFGFHCTGMPIKASADKLAREIQQFGNPPNFSNAVEQVTEEVEAEDANDGAPPEKFKGKKSKAVSKAGGQVYQWEIMRSFGLPDSQIAEFQDPCKWLEFFPPLAMEDLKALGMGVDWRRTFVTTDKNPFFDVFVRWQMRKLKAMGKIVKDLRYTIYSPLDGQPCADHDRASGEGVQPQEYTVIKMEVLKPFPPQLGVLEGKKVFLASATLRPETMYGQTNAWVLPDGKYGAFEINDTEVLILTKRAALNLAYQRYSRVPEKPTCLVELTGLDLIGLKLKSPLAFNEVIYALPMLTILTDKGTGIVTSVPSDAPDDYMALQDLKSKPALRVKYGVKDEWVLPFEIVPIINIPDFGDKAAEKVCLDLKIKSQNEKDKLAEAKRLTYLRGFTEGTMLVGEFAGRKVQEAKPLLRNKLLETGEAIIYSEPEKKVMSRSGDECVVALTDQWYITYGEEEWKKQAEECLSNMNLYSDETRHGFEHTLGWLNQWACSRSFGLGTRIPWDEQFLVESLSDSTIYMAYYTIAHLLHNDDMYGTSRSPIKPEQMTDEVWDFLFCGGPYPRSSDIPSPLLNKMKQEFEYWYPFDIRVSGKDLIQNHLTFCIYNHTAIMQKQHWPRGFRANGHIMLNSEKMSKSTGNFRTLRQAIEEFSADATRFSLADAGDGVDDANFVFETANAAILRLTKEIAWMEEVLAADSSLRSGPPSTYADRVFANEMNIAVTTTEQHYRNYMFREALKTGFYDLQAARDEYRFSCGAGGMNRELVWRFMDLQTRLITPICPHYAEYVWKELLKKEGFVITAGWPVAEVPDLTLKTANKYLQDSIVLMRKLLQKQISGSKKGNKKGAPVTTSTEETNLVGLIYVNEQYDGWKAECLKMLRDRFDNSTRTFTSNEDGLILDAIQNSPVRPNDNFKLTQKVCMPFMRFKKDEAIALGAQALELKLPFGEMEVLQENLDLIKRQIGLEDVQVLSITDPDALAKAGSLVRLIHQNPPSPGNPTAIFLPRC, from the exons ATGGCGTCTGAAGGTGGGAAAAGCTTTGTTAGGAGAGACCGTCTTTTAGACATTGAGGCACAGGTTCGGAATTGGTGGGAAGATGCACAGGTTTTCAGGGCTGAAGCTGGTGATAAGCCACCTAAGCCTGATGAGAAGTTCTTTGGAAATTTCCCTTTCCCATATATGAATGGTTTTTTGCATATTGGACATGCTTTCTCTCTCTCAAAGTTAGAGTTTGCTTCAGCTTTTCATAGATTAAGAGGTGCCAATGTGTTGTTTCCTTTTGGTTTTCATTGCACGGGTATGCCCATCAAGGCCTCAGCTGATAAACTTGCACGTGAGATCCAACAGTTTGGAAATCCTCCAAATTTTTCAAATGCTGTTGAACAAGTAACCGAGGAAGTGGAGGCAGAGGATGCAAATGATGGTGCACCTCCGGAAAAGTTTAAAGGAAAAAAGTCCAAGGCTGTATCGAAAGCAGGTGGACAAGTTTATCAGTGGGAGATTATGCGTAGCTTTGGTCTCCCTGACAGTCAGATAGCGGAATTCCAGGATCCATGTAAGTGGTTGGAGTTCTTTCCTCCGTTGGCAATGGAAGACCTTAAGGCTCTTGGCATGGGTGTTGATTGGAGGCGTACCTTTGTTACAACAGATAAAAACCCCTTCTTTGATGTCTTTGTTAGGTGGCAGATGAGGAAATTGAAGGCCATGGGCAAGATTGTGAAAGATCTCAGGTACACAATTTATTCTCCATTGGACGGGCAGCCATGTGCTGATCATGACAGGGCATCTGGTGAAGGGGTTCAACCCCAAGAATACACCGTCATCAAGATGGAGGTGCTGAAACCTTTTCCTCCTCAGTTGGGTGTGTTGGAGGGGAAAAAAGTTTTTCTGGCTTCAGCAACATTGCGACCCGAGACAATGTATGGGCAAACAAATGCATGGGTATTGCCTGATGGGAAGTATGGAGCTTTTGAAATTAATGATACAGAAGTACTAATTCTCACAAAAAGAGCAGCTCTCAATCTTGCTTATCAACGATACTCCAGGGTCCCTGAGAAGCCTACTTGCTTGGTTGAGCTGACTGGTTTGGACTTAATTGGCCTTAAGTTGAAGTCTCCACTTGCATTCAATGAGGTCATTTATGCTCTTCCCATGTTGACCATCTTGACAGACAAAGGTACCGGAATTGTTACCAGTGTTCCTAGTGATGCCCCTGATGATTATATGGCTTTGCAAGATTTGAAATCAAAACCGGCTTTGAGAGTGAAGTATGGTGTGAAGGATGAATGGGTCTTGCCCTTTGAGATTGTACCTATCATCAATATTCCAGATTTTGGTGATAAGGCTGCAGAAAAAGTTTGCTTGGACCTTAAGATTAAAAGTCAGAACGAAAAAGATAAGTTGGCAGAAGCCAAGAGGTTGACATACTTGAGAGGATTTACGGAGGGAACAATGCTTGTTGGGGAATTTGCAGGACGGAAAGTCCAGGAGGCAAAGCCCTTGTTAAGGAATAAGCTTTTAGAAACAGGTGAGGCAATTATTTATAGTGAACCGGAGAAGAAAGTGATGTCGCGTTCTGGGGATGAATGTGTTGTTGCTTTAACAGATCAATGGTACATCACATATGGTGAGGAAGAATGGAAGAAGCAAGCTGAGGAATGCCTCTCCAACATGAATTTGTATTCTGATGAGACTCGACATGGATTTGAGCATACTTTGGGTTGGCTTAACCAGTGGGCTTGCTCACGTTCATTTGGACTTGGAACTCGAATTCCTTGGGATGAACAGTTTTTAGTTGAATCATTATCTGATTCGACTATTTACATGGCTTACTACACCATTGCTCACCTGCTACATAATGATGACATGTACGGAACCAGTAGATCTCCAATAAAACCTGAGCAAATGACTGATGAGGTTTGGGACTTTTTGTTTTGTGGTGGCCCATATCCAAGATCATCTGATATACCTTCGCCGCTTCTCAACAAGATGAAGCAGGAGTTTGAGTACTGGTATCCATTTGATATTCGAGTTTCTGGAAAGGATTTAATCCAAAATCATTTGACTTTCTGCATTTATAACCACACAGCAATTATGCAGAAGCAACACTGGCCTCGTGGCTTTAGAGCTAATGGGCACATAATGTTGAATTCTGAAAAGATGTCCAAGTCTACTGGAAATTTTAGAACACTCCGCCAGGCAATCGAGGAATTTTCTGCTGATGCTACACGATTCTCTTTGGCTGATGCCGGTGATGGTGTTGATGATGCAAATTTTGTATTTGAGACTGCAAATGCTGCCATCCTAAGGCTGACAAAAGAAATCGCATGGATGGAAGAAGTTCTGGCTGCTGACTCTTCTTTGAGGTCAGGCCCCCCCTCTACTTACGCTGACCGTGTCTTTGCAAATGAGATGAATATTGCTGTGACCACGACTGAACAGCATTACCGCAATTACATGTTCCGTGAAGCTCTTAAGACTGGGTTTTATGATCTTCAAGCTGCCAGGGATGAGTATAGATTTTCTTGTGGTGCTGGAGGAATGAACCGGGAACTAGTATGGCGTTTTATGGATTTGCAAACTCGCCTTATTACTCCAATCTGCCCACACTATGCTGAATATGTTTGGAAGGAACTTTTAAAGAAGGAAGGATTTGTAATTACTGCTGGTTGGCCTGTGGCAGAGGTTCCAGATCTAACCCTGAAGACTGCCAACAAGTACTTGCAAGATTCTATAGTACTGATGAGAAAGCTGCTTCAAAAGCAAATTTCAGGTTCAAAGAAAGGCAATAAGAAGGGTGCACCTGTAACAACATCAACTGAAGAGACCAATCTAGTTGGCTTGATATATGTCAACGAACAGTACGATGGATGGAAAGCAGAGTGCTTGAAAATGCTTAGAGACAGATTCGACAACAGCACACGCACTTTTACTTCCAATGAGGATGGGTTGATATTGGATGCCATCCAAAATAGTCCTGTTCGTCCAAATgacaattttaaattaaccCAGAAGGTTTGTATGCCCTTCATGAGGTTCAAGAAGGATGAGGCAATTGCACTAGGGGCCCAGGCCTTAGAGCTAAAGCTTCCATTCGGAGAGATGGAGGTTCTTCAGGAGAACTTGGACTTGATCAAAAGACAAATTGGGCTTGAGGATGTGCAAGTTTTGTCAATCACTGATCCTGATGCTCTTGCCAAAGCTGGGTCACTTGTTAGACTGATTCACCAGAATCCTCCCTCCCCTGGAAACCCAACTGCCATATTTTTGCCAAG GTGTTAA